In Chloroherpetonaceae bacterium, a single genomic region encodes these proteins:
- a CDS encoding DUF4175 domain-containing protein, which yields MSSDMLHALTHEWNRKQFVGLVLSSAGISLVPLALTSWFVALPLWGLSLVWFTLAVGTGGVLHFLRKVSWATPAQVAQHLNRVCPELEESAELLLAHPDDLPPLQRLQRQRICNRLSAVQFRALLPNPIRPALLRAAVGIICALCIFGTHVFVQSLHTTKSPSTATRLSSSLPADVPHFHITIVPPHYTGKPTIRLSQPNISFPQGSTALFELHFSQPTLWARLVFNARDTLLLYPYSQSHFAGQTVLNASGFYTLEFADSAGALHTSDFYTLEMQPDQAPTIVVSEPMLRSEVDMLHRPAVWLKAHISDDYCVSTASVVVTTAHGKGENITFKEYRLPFAAISGETYSLRLDLVALGLSPGDELYFFVEALDTYEPKPHRTRSETHFVFIKDTADTDSEFSMSLPIAEQPEYFRSQRQIIIDTEKLLREKALLSEAEFNRRSEAIGVDQKVLRLRYGKFLGEEFESAIGGTDIEEVMNAITPKDSVMHPLMKFVRHIHDEHCGHLKLSSDAAEKGLGSESVEKIMSRFMHIHDSEEGATFYSDDIKAQLKAALAEMWEAELYLRMHRPAEALPFELKALRLLKTLQHQSRLYVQRMGFEPPPLKPDEKRLSGKLENIQSRLSEQTVTLPDAYQPVRAALTALQKAKAGHILTGIDLHALEQGGMQLAEAARHQPTQYLRALSLLRRTLSTLERKAAIASSWLEPIEHAFLSLLPPAESSVSQPSSLPSSVGHMYLNSIRQIQ from the coding sequence ATGTCATCTGACATGCTGCACGCACTCACGCACGAGTGGAATCGCAAGCAGTTTGTCGGCCTTGTTCTGAGCAGCGCCGGCATTTCACTTGTGCCGCTTGCACTAACAAGTTGGTTTGTTGCTTTACCACTTTGGGGACTCAGTTTGGTTTGGTTTACACTTGCAGTCGGCACAGGCGGTGTGCTGCATTTTCTGCGAAAAGTATCGTGGGCTACTCCTGCACAAGTTGCCCAGCATCTGAACCGTGTATGCCCTGAGCTGGAAGAGAGCGCTGAATTGCTCTTAGCCCACCCTGATGACTTGCCTCCCCTGCAACGCTTGCAGCGTCAGCGCATCTGTAATCGGCTTTCCGCTGTGCAGTTTCGCGCGCTGTTACCCAATCCGATTCGACCAGCCCTCTTGCGCGCTGCTGTAGGCATCATTTGTGCGCTATGTATTTTCGGCACACATGTTTTTGTTCAGAGCCTTCACACTACCAAATCCCCTTCCACTGCTACCCGCTTGTCGTCATCACTACCAGCCGATGTGCCGCATTTTCACATTACAATAGTGCCTCCACACTACACTGGCAAACCTACCATACGTCTTTCACAGCCGAACATCTCGTTTCCTCAGGGCAGCACTGCGCTATTTGAACTACACTTCTCACAGCCAACTTTGTGGGCACGTCTTGTTTTCAATGCGCGTGACACGCTTCTGCTCTATCCTTATAGCCAGAGCCACTTTGCTGGCCAAACAGTCTTAAACGCCAGTGGATTTTACACGTTAGAATTTGCAGACAGTGCAGGCGCACTGCATACCAGCGATTTTTATACGCTTGAGATGCAACCTGACCAAGCCCCTACAATTGTGGTTTCTGAACCCATGCTTCGCAGTGAAGTGGATATGCTGCATCGCCCTGCAGTGTGGCTCAAAGCTCATATTTCAGATGATTACTGCGTCAGTACTGCCAGCGTTGTGGTAACCACTGCGCACGGCAAGGGCGAAAACATCACCTTCAAAGAGTATCGTCTACCTTTTGCAGCAATTTCTGGTGAGACTTATTCGCTTCGGCTTGATTTGGTGGCACTGGGACTTTCGCCTGGCGATGAACTCTACTTTTTTGTTGAAGCGCTTGATACATATGAGCCGAAACCGCATCGCACCCGTTCCGAGACGCACTTCGTTTTCATCAAAGACACAGCAGATACGGACAGCGAGTTTAGTATGTCGCTACCGATTGCTGAACAGCCCGAATACTTCCGCAGCCAGCGCCAGATTATCATTGATACTGAAAAATTGCTGCGCGAAAAAGCATTGCTCTCTGAAGCAGAGTTCAATCGCCGCTCGGAAGCAATCGGGGTTGACCAGAAGGTCTTGCGCTTGCGCTACGGTAAATTTTTAGGCGAGGAATTTGAGTCTGCTATCGGCGGCACAGATATTGAGGAAGTGATGAATGCTATTACCCCTAAGGATTCAGTGATGCACCCTTTGATGAAATTTGTGCGTCACATTCACGATGAGCATTGCGGGCATCTTAAACTATCAAGCGATGCAGCTGAAAAAGGTCTGGGTTCGGAGTCGGTCGAGAAAATAATGAGCCGCTTTATGCACATACACGACAGCGAAGAGGGTGCTACATTTTATTCCGATGACATTAAGGCGCAACTTAAAGCGGCACTGGCAGAAATGTGGGAGGCTGAACTTTATCTAAGAATGCATCGACCTGCCGAAGCACTGCCCTTCGAACTTAAAGCTTTGCGACTCCTAAAAACCTTGCAGCATCAATCTCGGCTCTATGTGCAACGAATGGGATTTGAGCCTCCTCCACTAAAACCTGACGAAAAGCGCCTATCAGGCAAGCTTGAGAACATTCAGTCTCGCCTCTCGGAGCAAACTGTTACCTTGCCCGATGCGTATCAGCCTGTTCGTGCTGCCCTGACCGCGCTGCAAAAGGCAAAGGCTGGACACATCTTGACTGGCATAGACTTGCATGCGTTAGAGCAAGGCGGCATGCAACTGGCAGAAGCTGCACGCCATCAGCCTACGCAATACCTTAGAGCACTCAGCCTGCTGCGCCGCACACTCAGCACCCTGGAGCGCAAAGCAGCTATTGCAAGTAGCTGGCTTGAACCAATTGAGCACGCTTTCTTGTCACTTCTTCCACCCGCTGAGTCTTCTGTCTCACAGCCTTCATCTCTACCTTCCAGTGTTGGGCACATGTATCTCAATTCCATTCGTCAAATTCAGTGA
- a CDS encoding BatA domain-containing protein, with amino-acid sequence MMELLSPWALFGLATLTIPLIIHLLRSRTAPIVKIGSIKFLRETESITSRRWQPSEWLLLTLRLLLLSALVLLMADPVWYPSSHAKRSQSWALISPELYYHTTDKTFFLLLDSLRASGVELRWLAADFPPFKEYDSVALASESIWSLLQEADAALPLSSSLWILTSDRLLQFYGTRPTLRRRVQWHTFTLSEQKTWVQSARLIGHDSVWVITGESTPHYTRFQAALQSAAAATMRHTTVMPPMAPQVVAILYEDSRQRDAEYLELAIKAASEGLKRTVKVVRTRSLPLLSTASLIFWLSSAPVPDSLFSSLRGKTKIFFDARTQGKAVQQSFLTSTGERIALWRRTPASPSNLALWYDDFGEPILEASKVGPNQQYAFHSRFSPEWSDFVLSPAFPEWLMSLLEEPASITAENDLRRITHLQCLPQHDSLHRVPFLTPPHTARQSLTLPIWIFAVILFIIERLFSQRKSHVI; translated from the coding sequence ATGATGGAATTGCTCTCGCCGTGGGCACTGTTTGGTCTTGCTACGCTTACCATACCCCTGATTATTCATCTGCTTCGCAGTCGCACTGCCCCGATTGTCAAGATTGGCTCAATTAAGTTTCTAAGAGAGACTGAATCAATTACCTCTCGGCGCTGGCAACCCAGCGAGTGGCTTCTACTAACGCTGCGACTTCTGCTGCTTAGTGCGTTGGTGCTGTTGATGGCTGACCCTGTCTGGTATCCATCCAGCCATGCGAAGCGCAGCCAGAGCTGGGCACTCATTAGCCCTGAACTATATTACCACACAACCGACAAGACTTTTTTTCTACTTTTGGATTCGCTTCGAGCATCAGGCGTAGAACTTCGTTGGCTTGCTGCTGATTTTCCACCCTTCAAAGAGTACGATAGCGTTGCCTTAGCCAGTGAATCCATCTGGTCGCTTCTGCAAGAGGCAGATGCTGCACTGCCGCTCTCATCATCACTCTGGATACTTACTAGCGACAGACTGCTGCAGTTTTACGGCACCAGACCTACTTTACGCCGAAGGGTGCAGTGGCACACCTTCACGCTAAGTGAGCAAAAGACTTGGGTTCAATCGGCACGACTCATTGGACATGATAGCGTATGGGTCATTACAGGAGAGAGCACCCCACATTACACACGCTTTCAAGCAGCGCTGCAAAGTGCTGCAGCCGCAACGATGCGTCACACCACTGTGATGCCCCCCATGGCGCCACAAGTTGTGGCAATCCTTTATGAGGACTCTCGCCAGCGCGATGCTGAATATCTCGAGTTAGCCATCAAAGCAGCCAGTGAGGGATTAAAACGCACGGTGAAAGTTGTGCGCACACGTTCCTTGCCACTGCTCAGCACCGCATCACTGATTTTTTGGCTCTCGAGCGCCCCCGTCCCAGACTCACTGTTTTCATCGCTACGCGGCAAGACAAAAATTTTCTTTGATGCACGCACGCAAGGCAAAGCAGTGCAACAGAGTTTTCTAACCTCCACAGGGGAGCGCATTGCGCTTTGGCGTCGTACGCCTGCTTCGCCCTCGAACCTTGCACTCTGGTATGATGACTTTGGTGAGCCGATTCTTGAAGCAAGCAAGGTTGGCCCAAACCAGCAATATGCGTTTCATAGCCGCTTTTCACCCGAGTGGAGCGACTTTGTGCTTAGCCCAGCTTTCCCTGAGTGGCTGATGTCGCTTTTGGAAGAACCTGCTTCCATCACCGCTGAAAACGATTTGCGCCGCATTACGCACTTGCAATGCCTGCCGCAGCACGATAGCCTGCACCGTGTTCCATTCCTAACGCCCCCCCACACCGCACGCCAGTCCCTAACACTTCCTATCTGGATTTTCGCCGTGATTTTGTTTATCATTGAACGCCTATTTTCACAACGCAAGTCCCATGTCATCTGA
- a CDS encoding glycosyltransferase family 2 protein has translation MLEHYPSVIILLLNWNGWCDTIECLESVFRLNYPNYRVIVCDNGSTDDSPAYIKAWAEGRYHFTVPPESPLSALPCTPIAKPIAYLERTLAQTGPCSKQDEPDAKLTLIQVGKNLGFAGGNNVGLSYALSYCQFDYIWLLNSDTVVLPDTLTRLIEAASKDCKIGLCGSTVLYYHNPSRIQTLGGGRYHKWFGLTSHIAEEECLTDIPAEMRCRLAASMDYVMGASMLVSRNFLETVGLMSEEYFLYFEELDWAMRAKGRFRLGYAVESIVYHKSGRSVGNTPKEWSPTSVFHTTRSRIKFVRKFYPAFLPIVYVRLLLSLFNQWRKGQCAQAQAIWKAMRHQ, from the coding sequence ATGCTGGAGCATTACCCGTCAGTTATCATCTTGCTGCTCAACTGGAATGGCTGGTGCGACACAATTGAATGCCTAGAGAGCGTATTTCGTTTGAACTACCCGAATTACAGGGTAATAGTGTGTGACAACGGTTCTACCGACGATTCGCCTGCTTACATCAAGGCGTGGGCGGAAGGGAGATATCACTTCACTGTGCCGCCTGAAAGTCCACTGTCGGCTCTGCCCTGCACACCGATTGCTAAACCAATTGCATACCTTGAGCGTACTCTGGCACAGACAGGACCGTGCAGCAAACAAGATGAACCTGATGCAAAGCTCACGCTGATTCAGGTGGGCAAAAATCTTGGCTTTGCAGGCGGCAACAATGTAGGTTTAAGTTATGCACTATCGTATTGTCAATTTGATTACATCTGGCTGCTTAACAGCGACACAGTTGTTCTACCAGATACGCTTACACGGTTGATTGAGGCGGCAAGCAAAGACTGCAAAATTGGACTATGTGGCTCAACGGTGCTATACTACCACAACCCTTCGCGTATTCAAACGCTCGGCGGGGGACGATACCACAAGTGGTTTGGACTCACTTCACACATTGCTGAGGAGGAGTGCCTGACAGATATTCCTGCTGAAATGCGCTGTAGGCTTGCTGCCTCAATGGACTATGTGATGGGCGCCTCAATGCTGGTATCAAGAAATTTCTTGGAGACAGTTGGCTTAATGAGCGAAGAGTATTTCCTTTACTTCGAGGAATTGGATTGGGCTATGCGCGCCAAAGGGCGCTTTAGGTTGGGCTATGCCGTAGAGAGCATTGTCTATCACAAGAGTGGGCGAAGCGTAGGCAATACGCCAAAAGAGTGGAGTCCAACATCTGTGTTTCATACCACGCGCAGTCGGATTAAATTCGTGCGCAAGTTTTATCCAGCATTTTTGCCAATCGTGTATGTGCGACTTCTGCTCTCGCTATTCAATCAATGGCGAAAGGGACAGTGCGCACAAGCTCAAGCAATTTGGAAAGCAATGCGACACCAATGA
- a CDS encoding S41 family peptidase → MKKHPLATRLVAILLAVSVFVVGAGFIRPSDSFFEIAKNIELLGKVYREIAMNYVDEISISEFMRAGIDGMLSTLDPYTVFMDEEQSEDVDQLTTGKYAGIGVSIGSDREGGVVIYSITDGYSAQKAGMRIGDRIIKVNGMDVRRKDVSEVRALIKGEPNTEVKITVEREGERHPLEFTLIRREIQIKNVPYAGLIDDETIGYIRLERFSLNAANEVADALQALQDSARAKGKSLQGVVLDLRGNPGGLLDAAVNIAGKFVEQGSVIVTTRGRDSLRVKTYVSSTPPLLKETPLAVLINNNSASASEIVAGAIQDLDRGVVVGTRSFGKGLVQTITRLPYNTSLKITTAKYYTPSGRLIQEVDYFHRNKREGKRSVFVNEPDTVRQAFKTRGGRIVYDGGGITPDLEVPDDVPSVVESALYRRSAFFKFANQYRSKHPNLPKDFKADDKLFAEFRAFLDRDNFLYDSEGEKKLAELSEIAVRYDYNENLRKQIADLQAAISAEKEKELLRQKSRILSVLEREILTRYYGDQAGLIAGLKSDKQLKAAIALLKDQKRYKAMLAAGHQVGGAIMSKKVKR, encoded by the coding sequence ATGAAGAAACATCCTTTGGCTACGCGCCTTGTTGCCATCTTGCTTGCCGTGTCGGTGTTCGTGGTCGGGGCAGGCTTTATCCGTCCATCTGACTCTTTTTTTGAAATCGCCAAGAATATCGAGCTGCTTGGCAAAGTCTATCGTGAAATTGCGATGAATTATGTTGATGAAATTTCCATCTCCGAGTTTATGCGCGCAGGCATTGACGGTATGCTCTCGACCTTAGACCCCTACACTGTGTTTATGGACGAAGAGCAATCGGAAGATGTCGACCAGCTGACAACGGGCAAGTATGCGGGCATTGGGGTCTCAATTGGCTCTGACCGTGAAGGTGGTGTAGTGATTTATTCCATTACTGATGGCTATTCTGCGCAGAAGGCTGGAATGCGCATTGGCGATAGAATCATCAAGGTCAACGGGATGGATGTGCGGCGAAAAGATGTCTCTGAGGTGCGCGCACTGATTAAAGGCGAGCCTAACACTGAAGTCAAAATTACAGTGGAGCGGGAAGGAGAACGCCACCCATTGGAGTTTACGCTCATTCGTCGTGAAATTCAGATTAAAAATGTGCCATATGCGGGTCTTATTGACGATGAAACCATCGGCTACATTCGCTTAGAGCGATTCAGCCTCAATGCAGCTAATGAAGTGGCTGACGCCTTGCAAGCACTGCAAGATTCTGCACGCGCGAAAGGAAAATCTCTGCAGGGCGTAGTTTTAGACCTGCGTGGCAATCCAGGTGGTCTCTTAGATGCAGCGGTCAATATTGCGGGTAAGTTTGTCGAGCAAGGCAGCGTGATTGTAACTACACGCGGACGCGACTCTCTACGCGTCAAGACATATGTTTCTTCCACGCCTCCTCTTCTCAAAGAGACGCCCCTTGCTGTGCTTATTAACAACAACAGCGCTTCAGCGTCGGAAATTGTAGCTGGGGCTATTCAGGACTTGGATCGTGGCGTAGTAGTAGGCACACGCTCTTTTGGTAAGGGACTGGTGCAGACCATCACACGCTTGCCTTACAACACTTCACTTAAAATTACGACGGCGAAATACTACACGCCTTCCGGTCGGCTCATTCAGGAAGTGGATTATTTCCATCGCAATAAGCGCGAAGGGAAGCGTTCTGTCTTTGTCAATGAGCCTGATACGGTGCGTCAAGCTTTCAAGACCAGAGGCGGACGCATTGTCTATGATGGTGGAGGCATTACCCCTGATTTAGAAGTACCTGATGATGTGCCTTCCGTTGTCGAGTCGGCGCTATATCGCCGTTCTGCCTTCTTTAAGTTTGCCAATCAATACCGCAGTAAGCACCCGAATCTGCCCAAAGATTTCAAAGCTGATGACAAGCTCTTTGCTGAATTTAGAGCCTTCCTTGACCGCGACAATTTTCTCTACGATTCAGAAGGCGAAAAAAAGTTAGCAGAGCTTTCAGAAATTGCTGTGCGATACGATTACAATGAAAACCTTCGCAAGCAAATTGCAGATCTGCAAGCTGCGATTTCCGCTGAGAAAGAAAAAGAGCTGTTGCGTCAGAAATCACGCATTCTTAGCGTCTTGGAGCGAGAAATTCTCACCCGCTACTACGGCGACCAAGCTGGGCTAATTGCTGGCTTAAAATCTGACAAACAGCTTAAAGCTGCAATCGCCTTGCTTAAAGACCAAAAGAGATACAAAGCAATGCTTGCCGCTGGACATCAAGTCGGGGGTGCAATAATGTCTAAAAAAGTCAAGAGATAG
- a CDS encoding DUF58 domain-containing protein — MSVHTYRFIDPRALAAIARLELVAKTVVDGFMLGLHHSPHSGIGLEFSQYRSYQPGDDLRQVDWKVYARSDKFFVRESEVETSITIRFMLDSSASMNHTENGLSKFDYARFLVASLAYLSHHQGDAIALTALNSQQQVCIEPRHHPQHLHRILHTLESLTAQSKWGEWHTLETVLRPLRHRELIVFISDLHEHTEELQTALRKLAGQRNEVLLCHLLGANELTLLQPAAAIFEDLETGERVPVQTEAIRQAYQAAFTAHLSSLREKFLEHRIFYHRFLIQEPLDRALQAFLNARKKL; from the coding sequence ATGTCTGTTCACACTTATCGCTTTATTGACCCGCGTGCGCTGGCTGCAATTGCACGCTTGGAGCTTGTTGCCAAAACCGTCGTCGACGGCTTTATGTTAGGCTTGCATCACAGCCCGCACTCTGGCATTGGCTTGGAATTCAGTCAGTATCGCAGCTATCAGCCGGGTGATGACCTTCGGCAAGTGGACTGGAAAGTGTATGCGCGCTCCGATAAGTTCTTCGTGCGTGAGTCCGAAGTTGAGACCAGCATTACCATTCGCTTTATGCTCGATAGCAGTGCCTCAATGAACCATACAGAAAATGGGCTTTCCAAGTTTGACTACGCACGCTTCCTTGTGGCATCACTAGCCTACCTTTCACATCATCAAGGTGATGCAATTGCTCTAACCGCCTTGAACTCACAGCAGCAAGTATGCATTGAACCACGCCACCATCCACAACATTTGCACCGAATCTTGCACACGCTGGAATCATTGACTGCACAAAGTAAATGGGGCGAGTGGCATACGCTCGAGACCGTGCTCCGTCCCTTGCGCCATCGTGAGCTAATTGTTTTCATTAGTGATTTACATGAACACACCGAAGAGCTGCAAACAGCTCTGCGTAAATTAGCAGGTCAGCGCAACGAAGTCTTGCTCTGCCATCTACTTGGCGCTAATGAGCTTACACTCTTGCAACCTGCAGCCGCTATTTTTGAAGACTTGGAGACAGGTGAACGCGTGCCTGTGCAAACCGAAGCCATACGCCAAGCCTATCAAGCTGCATTCACAGCGCATCTATCCTCACTGCGAGAAAAGTTTTTGGAGCATCGCATCTTTTACCATCGCTTTCTGATTCAAGAGCCACTGGATAGAGCGCTACAGGCTTTTCTCAACGCACGCAAAAAACTATGA